CCAGGGCCTATATCCCCGAAATAGAAAGTAAGGATAAAATTAATGCAGCTTATGCCTATGGGGATGAGAAAGGTACGATTGAAGCAGTGCAAGAACTTTTAGATGTTCCAGTTGATTATTATATTAAGACAGGTGTTCAAGGCTTCAAAGATGTTATTGATGAGCTTGGCGGTATTACTGTAACAGTTCCTTTTGATTTTAAACAAGTCGATTTAAAAAATAAATATGTTTATTTTAAAGAAGGTGAAATGAAGTTAGATGGCAGAGAAGCACTTGCATTTGTTCAAATGCGAAAAGAAGATCCGCGTGGTGATTTCGGCCGTAATGAAAGACAGCAGGAAGCCATTAGAGCAATCGCTGATAAAGCAATTTCTCTTAATACCTTAACGAAAGCAAATAGAGTTATAGAAACAATAGGTGCAAACATTAAAACAAATATTCAATTAAATGAATTTCTTGGTTTACGAACTTTTTATGATGAAATTAAAAATCAAGAATTTAAGCGTTTAGAGATTAAAGGCGAAGACAGAATGATTAATAGCATTTACTATTACGAGCCAGACAAAGATTCTCTACAAGAAGTTGGCGATGAAATTAGAAGGATTTTATCGGCTACTGAATTAACTCAAACAATAGATCCGAACAATACTACTAGTAACACCACTGAAAATGATACAACAAATAACTAAAAAAAATCTCCTGACCATTGGGTTAGGAGATTTTTTTAACTAGAAACTTTAGGATGACAAATCACTAAATACCGTTAAAAACCGTTTATATTGATTTTCTCTTGAATAAAATTCTCTATCTTCGATTGGAATAGTAAAAGTTGTATCCGTAAATAAATATTTATTAAATTTATTCTTAAAATTTGTACCATTTTCAAAAGAGTCTAAGACAGGTATTCCCATGCCAATATAATCATAAATTTTTGTTCCAATTTCATACGCTTCATTTCTTAAAACTACAAGACCAACGTCGCTATTTCTAGCAATACTTATTGCTTCATCATAATTTAAGCGTGGGTATACGGTTGAGTCTTTTTCAAGTCCTGCCTCCTTAATTATTCCTTGTGTCAATTCTATATCAGACCCAATAAAATTCACTGAAACCTTCTTCCCCTTATCACGGAGTTCGGAAATCTTCTTAAGGGTGGTAAGTGCCTTATCATAATGATACTCAGCAAATTTTCCTAAGCACACAAACTGAATAGACATTTCTCCACTATGTTCCTTAATCCCATGTACTACATCATCATTCAAGACATGTCCATTATGGATCGTTACTATTTTTGTACCATCATTAAATAAAGCCTTATAGGATTCATACATTCCTTCAGTACATACAATAAAGGAGGTACATGTACGATAAATTTGTTTCTCCACAGATTCGGCTATAAAAAGCTTGAAAGAATTTGGCTTCACATCCTGACCATACCCATGCTTGATGTTTAACGACCATGGGTCTCGAAAATCAACTACAAGCTTTTTCCTACGAATAATAGCTGCTAAATTAATAAAGGGTAAATGGAGAAATGGACCGCAAGATACATATACAATTCTTTCTTTGCTAAATAGAACCCTAAAAAAACAAAAAAGACCCCATAACAAGATATTGTTTTTCGTTAGCGGATGAAATGAGTGTTTTGAAATAACATTAATGGAATATCCATTGGTCTTTAGCATTTCCGCTAGGGCTCTAGACCTAAAAGAGCCTACCCCGTCCTCTTGTTGAAAAAAGTATGCAATAAATAGAATTTCCTTCACAATAACTTCCTCTTTTACAATAGTAATTGGTTACCTAATCCATTTTACACCAACCTTAATGCAATCTCAATTGAGAATGATAACATAAAAAAGCAACTGTTCAAATGAACAATTGCTTTTTTGCTTATTACTTAAGATAGGACGGTACATCGAAAGTAATTTCATAATTTTCAAGGAGATCATAAATCTGGCTAATATTGGTTACTTGCTTATAAGCCCAACCTATGTCGGTAGCATATTGATGGGTTGCCGGCCTTTCTGGATTCCATCTTATTTTATACAAAGTATCCTGCTGATAAGTCGGATTATTAATATAATTTTCTCCGATATATTTTGCACCGCCAATGATTGCTGCTTCAGGAGTAAACCATCCTTCTACATACGCGCGTTCTGAACCGCATTGTTCAGGACAACTATCAAAGGCACCTATTCCATACATATTGTATACTTTCTTGGGTTCAACAGGTTTTCCATTAACACTACTCACAATAATTCCATTCGCTAAAGGTGAGCGACCATGATTCGTTTCTAAAAGGGCATGAGCTAGCAGGTATACCTCATTAATATTATATTTATTAGCTCCATCAATAAAAGATTGAGCCTGATTCGTTAATATCCCTTTATTTGAAAGAACCTTTGTATTTACCTCATTAGCATTTAGACCAGCGGATTTAGAAAGTTTTAAAAACTGGTAGTAGTATTTTGAATCCTTTGCGAAATTATCAGGATTAAGATAATACATTACATCTTCAGGGCTGGCATTTTTCCAAGTCTGGTTGAATTTTATCTGATACCAACCATTCACTTCACGGATAATTGATACAACATTTCCCTGATACAATGTTCCTAGTTTCCAATTGTGGATTGGATTTGCTTCAGGAGTCCCGCGAACATTTAATATGTCTGCTGTTACAGTCCCTATCGAAGGGTTGTTAGGGTCAATAGCAATAAATTCTTTCGCTACATAGCTGTCGTAATTTTTATCTGTTTGTGGCTGTACTGCCCATTGCTTTAAGAACATTTGATCCAATGTTAGGTTATAATTGGTATTTATATAGGATTTAATTGGTCCGATGGAAACATGTGGTTTATAGACATAACCAATTCTGCCTGCAAATAAAACCTGAAACCACTCTGCTGACGTTTGTTTAATGATTGGGTAACTTTGTCCTTGATCCAATTTCGCAAATTCCACTAACGAACCAGAGGTGTTATCATAAATCGAAAGCGTTGTAAGTGCTTTGAACTGAGTGGAGCTATTTACCTCATTTGTCTGTAAGTTTTGTACTCCACTTGCATTCGTTGGGTAAACATTTCCTGTTCGAATATACGCTGAACCATACCCATATTTCACTTTAATAAATCCGGGAATGAAATCAATAATCGAGTATTTTTGTTCCAAAACCAATTTTCCAACTGAAACATTGCTCCCATTGTCATTCAAAAGGATTTCAACATTCTCTCTAAGCGGCTGGAAATATTTATCAGATTGATTAAAAATATATTCGACATGCGGTTTATAAATATAGCCAATCCTACCGCCAAAATTAACTAGTGCCCAATAAGTGGAAGTATCCCTGATAATTTCAAAGGTTTGTCCTTCACTAATCACGGCATACTCAGCCAAACTGCCTGAAGTATTATCGTAAATCGAAATATTCGCTTTAGCTTTAACAAATCTTCCAGAACTAGCTACTTCAGAACTAGGATTGTTGATTGTTGAGCCATTACTAGGTTTTAATCCCTTATCCCTGACATAAGCAGTAATTTTTCCGAAGTTCAATCTTACAAATCCTTCAATCTTGCCTGATACTACATATTCTTGCCCATTAACTAACTCACCTGCAAGAACATTTTTACCATTATCATTAAGATATATGGATAAATGATCTTCAGTTGCTTTAAAATATTTATCTGAACCGTTTACTAGGTACGTTAAATGGGGAATATAAACATAGCCAATTCTACCTGCAAAATCTACCTGAAACCAATTCATTGAGGTTTGTTTAATGACAGGATAAATTTGCCCGGGTTCAATGATTGCAAATTCAACTAGAGTACCTGAAGTATTATCATATACGGATAGGGGGCGATTCGTTTGAAAGAATCTGCTGGAATTGATATTATTACTCAAATTAGCAATGGACCCTCCGCTACTCGGAAGCAGTAAAGACTTCTTTACATAAGCGGCTGTATTACCGTATTTAATCTTTACCCAATTATCATCCTGAGATAAGATAACATATTCTTGATTAGGAACTAAATGCCCTACTTCTTTATTTTTGCCATTATCATTGAAGTAAATGGGAACATCGATTGAATTCGTTTTGAAATATTTTTCATTCCCTGAAAAAAGTGTAGTAGAGGCACTTAGGTTCGCAGGACTCGACATTTCATATTGTCTATCTTTTGGAATTGCATTTTCTTGTTCTATTGTGGGTTGCTCATGACTGTCTATATCCTTTGGGATACTTTCAGCTTCATGATTCTCTACATTAGTATCTGATGTAATTTTCTCTTTTTTTACTACACCAATTCTGCTGCCAATTACAACTTTATACATTTCATCATTTTCTTCTATTAATGGAAGTGCCTGCTCTTTTTTAATCGTTAAAAAAGTTTTGGATGGATCCAACTCATCAAAAATGATCGTTTCAGGATTTAAAATAATCTCTTTCTCTATAGTATCTTGATCTGAAACGTACGTTACATTTTCAAGCAGATCCGTGCTATTCAATTCTTGAATAGAGTTACTGGAAATAATAAATTCTTCATTTCCAATTTTCATTAAAAACTGTTCTTCCCCCTGCTTATAAAAATAAAAAATATTCCCTTGTTGTAAAGTAGCGACTGTTTCGCCGTCTTTAGCTAGAGTAATATTTTCGTGAATTTCGTAGGGATTAAATTGAATAGATTCTTCTAAACTAGCAGCAGATACATGATAAAGTTGGGCTGGCAATGTGGAATAAAGTATAAAAAAAGAAAGAATTATCAACACACGTGACATTCTTCGAGTTTTTATTTAACTCTCCCCCTCTCTCTCTACTATTATCCGTCATTTTTCGACTATGTCAATAATCTATTTTAATATTTCTACATTTTTCCCAATATTATCCTAGTAATCTAGTGCCTATCTTCTAAAACAGCAAAAAAATAGCATTCCTTTGCCAAAGAATGCTATTTTTATTAATGTTGATTGAGGATTTCTTTGTATACCTTTTCCATGACATCCACACTTTTATCCCATGAAAAATTTTCCCTTACAAACTCTTCACCATTTTTTCCTATCCTTTTTCTTAAATCAGGGTCAACAACAAGCTGATAAAGTTTTTCCGCAATCGCTTTAGGGTCTTTAGCGTTCACAATAAAACCGGTTTCCTTTTCTCTTACAACTTCAGGAAGTCCACCAACATCGGTAACTATTACCGGCAAACCACAAGCTGAAGCTTCTAATACCGCCACACCAAAGCTTTCGGCAATACTTGGAGCACAGTAGATATCAAATGAATTTAATATCTTGGGTATATCATGATGAGGAATCTCACCTTTAAAGTCAATGATGCTGCTAAGTCCTAAACTGTCAGCCAAATCCTTTAAAGATTGATAAAGTGGTCCATGCCCCACTATCTCTACTTCAATTTTGGGAATGTGGGATTCAGCTTTATTGTCCTTTAGCAGACTAAACAGGATGGGGATCGAACGGATTAAATATTCAACCCCATAATAGGCTTTTAAGCCTTTTACAATCCCTATTTTTATCCTATCATTTGGAGTAGCGTCCGATGGTAATCGCTTAAATACATGTGTATCCACACCAAATGGTGTTAAACTAATTTCTTTTTTTATATCAACTAATTTCTTAACCTCATCTCTCATCACGATACTAGTAGAAGCAATGTAATCTGCCGCTAATAAATTATTAACTATTACCCGGTAGTTACTCTTGCTTTGATGAGGAAATTCAAACACGTCACTCCCCCACACATTTAATAAAGTTGGCGTATAATCAATGAACCGGGATAACGTTCCGTAACCACTCGCATAATGCGTATTTAGGATATCAGGTTTTATATTTTTCAATAATCTTTTTGCAAAAAGAAAGTTCCCATAATACCCTAAGGGTGCGGGTATTGGAAGGTAATGAACATGAACCCGCTGATCTATTTTGTGTATCGTCTCTTTATGAAGACTGACTAAATGGACTTCATGGTTTCTTGCGACCATACTGTTTACCCAGCGAACAGTATGGATCGAGTTGGCAGGGGCTAGAAAACAAATTTTCATTAGTATTTTTCATTCCCTTGATAAGATTTCGGTGATTTATTTAAATAAGCCAAGATTAGTGCATAGAACAGCCACATCGGCCAAAAATAAAAGGTCCTGCTGGGTCCGATTGAAGCTAGAATAAACCCACAAAGGCTTAAAAGATAAATCAGCGGCAGACGACTATGTTTTACCTTATATGCACTGTACATTTGACGCATCAAGTAAATAAAAAATGCTAGAAACGCCAGAGATACATAAAGCCCATAGTTCGTAAATAATTCAACCCACCAATTATGCGGGTTTACGATTCTATTTGTATTAAATAAATCCTTATCCACATTTACTTCAAAGTTACCCGGTCCAACCCCGAGAAGGAAGATGCGGATTGAGGATAAGATACCGCTGAAAACCAAGTTTAGCCGGATCTGCACGGAATTTACACTTTCCACTGTCATATTATAAATGCTCAAAAGACTCGAGGCTTTGGAAATAATGACAAAACTAACAATCGGCGTAAATACCAGACCAACACCAAGCATGACCTTTGCGATTTTTTGATGATTGATGAAGAACCAAACGGCTATTTGGATCAAGACCGAGACAAGAGCCGCCCGCGATCCGTTCTGGTAAATGATAATGCATACTAAGCCAAACATACTGATATAAAAAAGATTAAAGTGAAATTTTCCTTTAAAGATATTCGCTAGATAAAAAGGGGCAATCAACACGAGAAATAATGACAAATCATTTTCATTATAAAAATAAGCCGTCGCTACTCGTAGACCAAGCTCCATAAATTCCGTATTTGTTGCATATCTCGATGTCGGAAGATGTAAGTTTAACTCAATTTCGACAAGCGCAATCACAATGGTAATGATTCCGATGACGTTAAAAATCTTTTGAATTTTCGCTTCATCATTATCGACTTTCATAATCAGCCCGATGATTGCAAAAATAACAAATAAGAAAATGACAAAATAGAACAATTCTTTGATCGCAAGGCTTTTATTTGCGGCCCAGGTTGTCGACAGCACCCCATAATAGAACCAAAAACCGAAAAACACCAGCGGAATTTTTAAGTTTTTAAGACTAAACGGCCACTGTTTATCAACCATGTATTCTTTAATTTCGTAAAAAATATAAGCCGCCAGAAATAGCCTGGATGATGTAATCACAATGGGTCCTAGGGAAATCGAAAATAAAAACGGATCAATAAATAATAAAAATACAAATAAATATAGTGATAATCTACGATTCCATTTCATGCTATCTACACTCTTCATAAATTTTTATAATTTCACTTACTACAATCTGTTCACCAAAACGATTTAAGCAGTTTTCTCTCAACTCTGATGGATTGTATTCCTTGGCTTGTCTCTCCATATAACGTAAGGCCTCGCTCAATTGCGCAACATCGTCGATATCCACCAATAGACCATTAGAAGAATCAATAATCATTTCTGGACCGCCGCATTTTGTTCCAATTACGGGTGTCCCGCTCGCAAGCGCTTCGATATAGACGACACCAAAGGTTTCATATCTGCTTGCCAGCACAAATGCATTTGCCTTCTTCATTTCTTCCGCCGTTTTTACCCGGTCTAATTCACCCCTAAAATGAACCATGTCGGATACTCCAAGATTCTCTGTTAGCTGCATTAAATTTTCCTTCTCCTGCCCCTTGCCGCCAATTATCAGTTCCACCTTTTTGTTCCCCTTGAAGGACTTTGCAAAAGCTTCAATCAAAATATCCATCCCTTTATTTTTATTTAAAAAAGCAAGTGAGAAAAAGCGAAACTTCCCTGTTAAATCCTTGGGAGATTTAAGGGTGAAATGACTTAGGTCCACGATGTTTGGAATGATCGAAATTGCTTTACCTGGTACAAGGGACTGCATCAGGATTTTCAGGCTCGGACTGACCGCAATCAGCTTGTCCGCTGCCTGGTATACTTGACGAAGCTCATTGATTTGGGAATCAGAGAGTAACCCTCTTCCAAGGGATGAGGAATGCTCGGTGAGAACAAACGGGATTCCTTCCTCCTTGGCGATTTTAGAGGCAGCCCATCCGCCCCAAAGGACAGAATGTGCGTGGATAATATCCGGTTTCCCATACTGATTTTTATACTGTAAATACAGTTTTTTAATTCGTTTCAGGTATTGTTTACCCGCAGCGTTTTGAATAAAATTTAGTGCGTAATTATAATCTTTATAGCGATAGGTCGGTACCTGATCTTCTACTTGAACAGCGGTTCCTCTATTTGGGTCAAAGAGTTTAAACCCTTTTATACTCCATGCTTCTGAGTATAAAACAGTCGCGTCAATCTGCTTTCTCACTAATGATTTCGCCTGTTCTTTAAAAAAGATTCCATTAATCGGCGAATCCGGTGTGGGATACCATGAAGGAAAAATTAACACCTTCATCCTCTTCCACCTACCCTCTTGATCATATTCTTAGCTCCGATAATATCTGCTTTTGAGATAAATAGGATATCCTTGTATTTGGTTCCGGTTACTCTTTTAAATATGATGATTTTGATCATCGTACATAGTGTATA
This Neobacillus sp. YX16 DNA region includes the following protein-coding sequences:
- a CDS encoding LCP family protein, whose translation is MNSTRVAKRKRKKTTPLKRFFKVLLTLLLITSIAGLGYAAYIAYTIKNVAQGSYEELDRGEKSELREEKVTLKSDPVTILLMGVDDYVKNDKGRTDTLLLITLNPITKEVAILSIPRDTRAYIPEIESKDKINAAYAYGDEKGTIEAVQELLDVPVDYYIKTGVQGFKDVIDELGGITVTVPFDFKQVDLKNKYVYFKEGEMKLDGREALAFVQMRKEDPRGDFGRNERQQEAIRAIADKAISLNTLTKANRVIETIGANIKTNIQLNEFLGLRTFYDEIKNQEFKRLEIKGEDRMINSIYYYEPDKDSLQEVGDEIRRILSATELTQTIDPNNTTSNTTENDTTNN
- a CDS encoding glycosyltransferase; protein product: MKICFLAPANSIHTVRWVNSMVARNHEVHLVSLHKETIHKIDQRVHVHYLPIPAPLGYYGNFLFAKRLLKNIKPDILNTHYASGYGTLSRFIDYTPTLLNVWGSDVFEFPHQSKSNYRVIVNNLLAADYIASTSIVMRDEVKKLVDIKKEISLTPFGVDTHVFKRLPSDATPNDRIKIGIVKGLKAYYGVEYLIRSIPILFSLLKDNKAESHIPKIEVEIVGHGPLYQSLKDLADSLGLSSIIDFKGEIPHHDIPKILNSFDIYCAPSIAESFGVAVLEASACGLPVIVTDVGGLPEVVREKETGFIVNAKDPKAIAEKLYQLVVDPDLRKRIGKNGEEFVRENFSWDKSVDVMEKVYKEILNQH
- a CDS encoding glycosyltransferase encodes the protein MKVLIFPSWYPTPDSPINGIFFKEQAKSLVRKQIDATVLYSEAWSIKGFKLFDPNRGTAVQVEDQVPTYRYKDYNYALNFIQNAAGKQYLKRIKKLYLQYKNQYGKPDIIHAHSVLWGGWAASKIAKEEGIPFVLTEHSSSLGRGLLSDSQINELRQVYQAADKLIAVSPSLKILMQSLVPGKAISIIPNIVDLSHFTLKSPKDLTGKFRFFSLAFLNKNKGMDILIEAFAKSFKGNKKVELIIGGKGQEKENLMQLTENLGVSDMVHFRGELDRVKTAEEMKKANAFVLASRYETFGVVYIEALASGTPVIGTKCGGPEMIIDSSNGLLVDIDDVAQLSEALRYMERQAKEYNPSELRENCLNRFGEQIVVSEIIKIYEECR
- a CDS encoding O-antigen ligase family protein, with product MKWNRRLSLYLFVFLLFIDPFLFSISLGPIVITSSRLFLAAYIFYEIKEYMVDKQWPFSLKNLKIPLVFFGFWFYYGVLSTTWAANKSLAIKELFYFVIFLFVIFAIIGLIMKVDNDEAKIQKIFNVIGIITIVIALVEIELNLHLPTSRYATNTEFMELGLRVATAYFYNENDLSLFLVLIAPFYLANIFKGKFHFNLFYISMFGLVCIIIYQNGSRAALVSVLIQIAVWFFINHQKIAKVMLGVGLVFTPIVSFVIISKASSLLSIYNMTVESVNSVQIRLNLVFSGILSSIRIFLLGVGPGNFEVNVDKDLFNTNRIVNPHNWWVELFTNYGLYVSLAFLAFFIYLMRQMYSAYKVKHSRLPLIYLLSLCGFILASIGPSRTFYFWPMWLFYALILAYLNKSPKSYQGNEKY
- a CDS encoding N-acetylglucosaminidase; translated protein: MSRVLIILSFFILYSTLPAQLYHVSAASLEESIQFNPYEIHENITLAKDGETVATLQQGNIFYFYKQGEEQFLMKIGNEEFIISSNSIQELNSTDLLENVTYVSDQDTIEKEIILNPETIIFDELDPSKTFLTIKKEQALPLIEENDEMYKVVIGSRIGVVKKEKITSDTNVENHEAESIPKDIDSHEQPTIEQENAIPKDRQYEMSSPANLSASTTLFSGNEKYFKTNSIDVPIYFNDNGKNKEVGHLVPNQEYVILSQDDNWVKIKYGNTAAYVKKSLLLPSSGGSIANLSNNINSSRFFQTNRPLSVYDNTSGTLVEFAIIEPGQIYPVIKQTSMNWFQVDFAGRIGYVYIPHLTYLVNGSDKYFKATEDHLSIYLNDNGKNVLAGELVNGQEYVVSGKIEGFVRLNFGKITAYVRDKGLKPSNGSTINNPSSEVASSGRFVKAKANISIYDNTSGSLAEYAVISEGQTFEIIRDTSTYWALVNFGGRIGYIYKPHVEYIFNQSDKYFQPLRENVEILLNDNGSNVSVGKLVLEQKYSIIDFIPGFIKVKYGYGSAYIRTGNVYPTNASGVQNLQTNEVNSSTQFKALTTLSIYDNTSGSLVEFAKLDQGQSYPIIKQTSAEWFQVLFAGRIGYVYKPHVSIGPIKSYINTNYNLTLDQMFLKQWAVQPQTDKNYDSYVAKEFIAIDPNNPSIGTVTADILNVRGTPEANPIHNWKLGTLYQGNVVSIIREVNGWYQIKFNQTWKNASPEDVMYYLNPDNFAKDSKYYYQFLKLSKSAGLNANEVNTKVLSNKGILTNQAQSFIDGANKYNINEVYLLAHALLETNHGRSPLANGIIVSSVNGKPVEPKKVYNMYGIGAFDSCPEQCGSERAYVEGWFTPEAAIIGGAKYIGENYINNPTYQQDTLYKIRWNPERPATHQYATDIGWAYKQVTNISQIYDLLENYEITFDVPSYLK